ttttttttattattagctTTGCTtatgatttgatattttgtgaAGGAGTAATACTCCCATTTTttagtttagaaaatatatcgCATTTTTTCGtcttatacttatatattgaGATGGGAGGGGATTCCAAAAACATCTCCCCACCTTGCCCGAGTTGTTTTTggctaaaaaaataaaaaaacatacacATCAAATTTAGGGCTGTGTCCACCATTTTATAACTCAACCCCAATATTTCCTCTTAATTCACAATTGACCCCATGGTAGTTTGATTATCTCCCCAATAGAGGAATCTTTCACCAATCTCTCCACCAGCTGCTTTGTTGGCTCTGTCCCGGTGCGATATCTCGAATTTCATGATTATCTCTCtgtttgtgtatatattgGGTGTTAAGTTTCTGTGATTGTGcctttgattcttttttcttttggttggTCTGATTCGAATTGATGTTCAAATGAGCTCTGTTTTGGgattttaatgttttcattGTTGTGATATTGTTGAGAAAAGGAGAACACATTGCAATTTAATATGCAGTTCGGAAGCGAAGAAAATCTGGCATTTCGAGTATTCATTTATGttgtctttcctttttttgtcaCGATATTCATTTATGAGTACTCTCCTTCTCTTCTTGTCGTTTCTTCAATGATAATAGTTTAAGTATTTGGAGGAAGACTTCTGAGTGAATTGGGGAAGTAATTGAACTGAAGGATGCATTTAAAAGTTTTTGGTCAATCTTGGTGCTTTAAGGTAGTTAGCAATGTCTAGCTTTACACGAACTATTGCATTTGATGATTATATTCAGTTTACCAGCAACTTTATCATGTTTCtcaagaacaagaatttttatatgatcTTTTTTCTGAGAAGAAAGAGCTTTTTTCTCATGTAGGAGGAAAATTTGTTGTTTCAATCACATTATTTTGTACTCTGATTGATATGTCAACTTCAATAATATTCTTCTGTGTTATGATTTCTGCATATGTGCAGGCTGTTGTTAGTGAAGAAAAGAGCCGCTAACAATGTTTTCTCTCAAACCCAAAAAATCTTGAGTCTGCCAGTGAATAAGAACTTGGGGTTGGGGCTTCAATTCATACTTTTTTAGCTTGGAAGCTTTGAGCTTTACCCACTGCAAATTTcagcaattttatttataaactgGAACTCAACGCCCCCCTCCCCCTTCCCcctccacacacacaaaaaaaaaagaaaaggtttgTTTTGGTTCTGATCATAATGAAGACCCATGATTTCATTTCACAACATTCTGAACAGAATGAACCATTTGTTCACCCGAATCAAATGAGGTTGAATTTCTCTTTGTCATGCATAATAggataaatttttgaaaattccttctttttttattgaaatctTAAAACAAAGAGATAATTGAGAACATGATAATAATGTGGAAGCAATTCAAAGGCTTCACAGCAGAAGCAGATAAGAGTGTCTGTGCTCAGAATTTGTTCTCTTGTTtgtttaaaatacaaatttaatcttttttccttcaatgATTATCATATCTTAAACTTCAACAATTTTTAACTAGTTGCTGTAGAACTGAGCATCTTCTTGAAGTAAGGATCTTCTCTTTGGTATCAAGGGGCAAGTAATTCCTACATCTTGATATGAAGGAAGAAGACATAAATAGGTGCCAGATTCAGAAATGGTACCCGAACTTCAAATCCTGCTCCATAAAAACCACAGTTCATGACCTTCCAGAGTCCTTTGTCCAATACCTGCTCGATGATTCTGGTCCATTCCTTCTCCCTCTTTCAATTACAAATGATGATCCCCTGCCAAAGAGAGTCCATAAACctgaagaggaagaagaatttGTCGCAGTAGAGGGATCTGGCGATGAAGCAGAGGAACCCATATCACCCCCGTCTTTTCCGGAACTAGAAATGGAAATTAAAGCATCCATCGAATTCCTCGGGGGAGCCATCTTTCCTAAGCTTAACTGGAGTGCACCTAAAGACTCTGCTTGGATCAGTTCAACGGGGAATCTCAAATGTACCAGTTTCTCCGAGATTGCCCTTCTGCTACGGTCATCTGACTCAATTGTCCATGATCTTTACCATGCATATGATTCATGCACAGATAAAACTGCATCAAGGCCATCAAGTTTCTTCCTTGCACTCCGCAAATGGTACCCTTCTCTAAAGCCTGAGATGGAATTTCGTTGCTTTGTACGCCATAAACTCCTTGTGGGCATTTGTCAACGGGAGTTAACTAACTTTTATCCTGCTCTTCTTgagaagaaatatgatttgaaaattatgattggGGAATTTTTCATGGAGAAGGTGAAGGGGAATTTTGGATCTGAGAGCTACACATTTGATGTGTATGTCAGAAAAGATGGACGAGTTAAGCTTTTGGATTTCAACCCTTGGGGTGCATCTACCCTACCCCTGATGTTTACTTGGGATGAATTGGAAGAGAAGTTGAGAGAAGGCGGCAAGGAGTTGGAATTTAGGATTGTGGAGAGCCGGTGTGGAATTCGTCCAGGTTTAAAAACTGCAGTTCCTTATGATTATTTGGATACAAGTCAAGGAAGTGGTTGGGATCAGTTCATAAGAAATGTTGATGAGGAATTGAGGCGGCAGACATCAGCAGGAGCTTGAGCATATGCTTACGTAGAGTGGTTGCAGTGGTATTCATTCAATGTAATCCTTCTTTTTTCGTTTTcttatttcatcaaattcagcAGCTAGTAGAAGGAAATAGTTGgaatattgaatttgttaggTTAGTTTTCAAGAATCCACGTGTGTAAGATAGGAGTAGATCACTGATAACCTGAGTCCTCATGCTAGGGCAAGTAGAAAATATGGGTAGATAGTGGTAAGAAGATGTCGAGGAACAACTCTGTTGTCACGTGAAAGCTCGAGATGCTCTTGACTTGGCTGAATACTAAGATCATAGTATTTTTACTCTCTACgtgtatttttcattcaataattaacaaaaaaatatatggaaatGCTCATGAGAGTGCTACAACTCCATTAACtctttgataaaattacatagacactaaaaataaagaatattttcaacttatgagatctaatatgataaaatcatGACATATAAGAGACAAGATATACGATTTTTCCTATCATGGATCTGATTATTACACCTCCTTGATTATCCAAGACATAATAGACACTTACAA
The window above is part of the Sesamum indicum cultivar Zhongzhi No. 13 linkage group LG7, S_indicum_v1.0, whole genome shotgun sequence genome. Proteins encoded here:
- the LOC105167123 gene encoding cell division cycle protein 123 homolog codes for the protein MKEEDINRCQIQKWYPNFKSCSIKTTVHDLPESFVQYLLDDSGPFLLPLSITNDDPLPKRVHKPEEEEEFVAVEGSGDEAEEPISPPSFPELEMEIKASIEFLGGAIFPKLNWSAPKDSAWISSTGNLKCTSFSEIALLLRSSDSIVHDLYHAYDSCTDKTASRPSSFFLALRKWYPSLKPEMEFRCFVRHKLLVGICQRELTNFYPALLEKKYDLKIMIGEFFMEKVKGNFGSESYTFDVYVRKDGRVKLLDFNPWGASTLPLMFTWDELEEKLREGGKELEFRIVESRCGIRPGLKTAVPYDYLDTSQGSGWDQFIRNVDEELRRQTSAGA